One segment of Nocardioides sp. QY071 DNA contains the following:
- a CDS encoding PLP-dependent aspartate aminotransferase family protein — MSGPESAPRPPRQLHPATVAVTAGRPPHEPDEPMNVPITMTSTYGATGDLEYGRYGNPTWAAFEDALGALEGGRALAFSSGMAAVTTILDLVGIGSSVIAPRHAYNGSVTALADAESRGRLKATLVDITDTAAVIAAMEADEDCGLLWLESPTNPALEIADIPALSAAAHELGIRVVVDNTFATPLLQQPLSLGADIVVHSATKYIAGHSDVLMGAIVVPSEGTDDEVYGALKGRRDLAGAVPGPFEAWLALRGLRTLHVRLERAAANAAELARRLADHPSVEEVRYPGFGAIVAPVLAGGADAGDFLVRATSLWVHTTSLGGVESTFERRRRWKLEPATIPEGLVRLSVGIEDVEDLWADLKQALDRINA; from the coding sequence ATGTCCGGCCCCGAGTCCGCACCCCGCCCGCCCCGCCAGCTCCACCCCGCGACAGTCGCCGTCACGGCGGGCCGTCCACCGCACGAGCCTGACGAGCCGATGAACGTGCCGATCACGATGACGTCGACGTACGGCGCGACCGGCGACCTGGAGTACGGCCGGTACGGCAACCCCACCTGGGCGGCGTTCGAGGACGCTCTCGGCGCGCTGGAGGGCGGCCGGGCACTGGCGTTCTCGTCGGGCATGGCCGCGGTGACCACGATCCTCGACCTGGTCGGCATCGGCAGCAGCGTCATCGCGCCGCGGCACGCCTACAACGGCTCGGTGACCGCGCTCGCCGACGCCGAGTCCCGGGGCCGACTGAAGGCGACCCTGGTCGACATCACCGACACCGCCGCCGTGATCGCCGCGATGGAGGCCGACGAGGACTGTGGCCTGCTCTGGCTGGAGTCCCCCACCAACCCCGCCCTGGAGATCGCCGACATCCCCGCGCTGTCCGCGGCCGCCCACGAGCTCGGCATCCGCGTCGTCGTCGACAACACCTTCGCCACTCCCCTGCTCCAGCAGCCGCTGTCCCTCGGCGCGGACATCGTCGTGCACTCGGCGACGAAGTACATCGCCGGGCACAGCGACGTGCTCATGGGCGCGATCGTCGTGCCGTCCGAAGGGACCGACGACGAGGTGTACGGCGCTCTCAAGGGCCGCCGGGACCTGGCGGGCGCCGTACCGGGTCCGTTCGAGGCCTGGCTCGCCCTGCGCGGCCTGCGCACCCTCCACGTCCGCCTGGAGCGGGCCGCCGCCAACGCCGCAGAGCTGGCCCGCCGCCTCGCCGACCACCCGTCCGTCGAGGAGGTCCGCTACCCGGGCTTCGGCGCGATCGTCGCACCCGTGCTGGCCGGTGGCGCCGACGCTGGAGACTTCCTGGTCCGCGCCACCTCGCTGTGGGTGCACACCACCTCCCTCGGTGGCGTCGAGTCGACCTTCGAGCGCCGGCGCCGGTGGAAGCTCGAGCCGGCGACGATCCCCGAGGGGCTGGTGCGCCTGTCCGTCGGGATCGAGGACGTCGAGGACCTGTGGGCCGACCTGAAGCAGGCGCTGGACCGCATTAACGCGTGA
- a CDS encoding D-alanine--D-alanine ligase family protein — MSSPTGRRVRVAVVFGGRSSEHAISCVTAGSVLQAIDREKYDVVPIGIATDGRWVLEADDPQRHRITGPGQLPSVDGDRAAVALAPTSDGTGLVVSEPAETPRALGDVDVVFPLLHGPWGEDGTIQGLFEMSDVRYVGSGVLASAVSMDKAFMKVVLKDAGLPVMPSVTVTAREWKADPQAVRDRVEALGYPLFVKPARGGSSIGIAKAHKPDEIDAALDGALEHDPKVLVEVSAEGAREIECGVLEALDGGVETSLPAEIRITGEHEFYDFEAKYLPEEHTELDVPAILPEGVEERMRAMAAAAFTAVGCEGLARVDFFLMPDGSLVVNELNTMPGFTPLSMFPQMWAATGVSYGELVDRLLTLALQRDTGLR, encoded by the coding sequence ATGAGCTCTCCCACCGGCCGCCGTGTCCGCGTCGCTGTCGTCTTCGGCGGCCGCTCCAGTGAGCACGCCATCTCGTGCGTGACCGCCGGCAGCGTGCTGCAGGCCATCGACCGCGAGAAGTACGACGTCGTCCCCATCGGCATCGCGACCGACGGGCGCTGGGTGCTGGAGGCCGACGACCCGCAGCGGCACCGGATCACCGGCCCCGGCCAGCTGCCGTCGGTCGACGGCGACCGCGCGGCCGTCGCGCTCGCCCCCACCAGCGACGGCACCGGGCTCGTCGTCAGCGAGCCGGCCGAGACGCCGCGGGCCCTCGGCGACGTCGATGTCGTCTTCCCGCTGCTACACGGCCCGTGGGGCGAGGACGGCACCATCCAGGGCCTGTTCGAGATGTCCGACGTCCGCTACGTCGGCTCCGGCGTACTCGCGTCCGCGGTCAGCATGGACAAGGCGTTCATGAAGGTCGTGCTCAAGGACGCCGGCCTGCCGGTGATGCCCAGCGTGACGGTGACCGCCCGCGAGTGGAAGGCCGACCCGCAGGCGGTCCGCGACCGCGTCGAGGCGCTCGGGTACCCGCTGTTCGTGAAGCCCGCCCGCGGCGGCTCCAGCATCGGCATCGCCAAGGCGCACAAGCCGGACGAGATCGACGCGGCGCTCGACGGTGCCCTCGAGCACGACCCGAAGGTCCTCGTCGAGGTCTCCGCCGAGGGCGCCCGCGAGATCGAGTGCGGCGTCCTGGAGGCCCTCGACGGCGGCGTCGAGACCAGCCTGCCCGCGGAGATCCGGATCACCGGCGAGCACGAGTTCTACGACTTCGAGGCCAAGTACCTCCCCGAGGAGCACACCGAGCTCGACGTCCCCGCGATCCTGCCCGAGGGGGTCGAGGAGCGGATGCGGGCGATGGCCGCGGCCGCGTTCACCGCGGTCGGCTGCGAGGGCCTCGCGCGCGTCGACTTCTTCCTGATGCCCGACGGCTCGCTGGTCGTCAACGAGCTCAACACGATGCCCGGCTTCACGCCGCTGTCGATGTTCCCGCAGATGTGGGCCGCGACCGGGGTGTCGTACGGCGAGCTGGTCGACCGACTGCTCACGCTGGCCCTGCAGCGCGACACCGGCCTGCGCTAG
- a CDS encoding DUF3515 domain-containing protein, whose translation MPRRPHLRLAGLALPLAVLVAGCGGPVRVDVPTLSDADRAACDAFAAELPATLYDEERVDIEPADAPAAAYGDPAIVVRCGVGKPKGFDLTASCESADGVGYYIPDEQYDDQDLDLTLTAAGYRPRVEVSIPARYRPNAGPAAMAVLAPLIKKHLTLVDDCN comes from the coding sequence GTGCCCCGTCGTCCACATCTGAGGCTCGCGGGACTCGCCCTGCCCCTCGCCGTGCTGGTGGCCGGGTGCGGCGGGCCGGTGCGGGTCGACGTACCCACGCTGTCCGATGCGGACCGGGCCGCCTGCGACGCGTTCGCCGCTGAGCTGCCCGCGACCCTCTACGACGAGGAGCGCGTCGACATCGAGCCGGCCGACGCCCCCGCGGCGGCGTACGGCGATCCGGCGATCGTGGTCCGCTGCGGTGTCGGGAAGCCGAAGGGCTTCGACCTGACCGCGTCCTGCGAGTCGGCCGACGGCGTGGGCTACTACATCCCCGACGAGCAGTACGACGACCAGGACCTCGACCTCACCCTGACCGCCGCCGGCTACCGGCCACGGGTCGAGGTGAGCATCCCCGCGCGCTACCGGCCGAATGCCGGGCCGGCCGCGATGGCGGTGCTGGCGCCGCTGATCAAGAAGCACCTGACGCTGGTCGACGACTGCAACTAG
- a CDS encoding Lrp/AsnC ligand binding domain-containing protein, producing MTVQAYILIQTDVGKAAEVAREVGGIAGVTLAEDVTGPYDVIVRAEARNVDELGKLVVSKVQNLEGITRTLTCPVVHI from the coding sequence ATGACGGTGCAGGCCTACATCCTGATCCAGACCGACGTCGGCAAGGCGGCCGAGGTCGCCCGCGAGGTCGGCGGGATCGCCGGCGTCACGCTGGCCGAGGACGTCACCGGTCCGTACGACGTGATCGTGCGCGCCGAGGCCCGCAACGTCGACGAGCTGGGCAAGCTCGTGGTGTCCAAGGTGCAGAACCTCGAGGGCATCACCCGCACGCTCACGTGCCCCGTCGTCCACATCTGA
- a CDS encoding thiamine-phosphate kinase, with protein sequence MADALDPDTTLADLGEFGLIARIGELVAATAPGEDVLLGPGDDAAVLRVRKGHVVVSTDVLVEGRHFRRDWVDAYDVGRRAAAQNLSDINAMGGRAQWLTVGLAAPADLPAQWALDFTRGFAEECALVGAGLVGGDVTRADQVVVSVTALGACTVSPVLRSGAAPGDVLALCGRQGWSAGGLAVLGRGFRSPRVLVEAYRRPEPPYDAGPVAAQAGATAMIDVSDGLLAEARHLADDSGVSIDVETAAFDVPEPLLAVGQATGADPLQFILGGGEDHPLLATFPPDVALPDGWTRIGSVSARGDLPVTVDGGAYDGPTGWTHF encoded by the coding sequence ATGGCTGACGCGCTCGACCCGGACACGACGCTGGCGGACCTCGGGGAGTTCGGGCTGATCGCCCGGATCGGCGAGCTGGTCGCCGCCACCGCGCCCGGTGAGGACGTGCTGCTGGGTCCGGGGGACGATGCAGCCGTGCTCCGGGTCCGCAAGGGCCACGTCGTCGTGTCGACCGACGTACTGGTCGAGGGGCGGCACTTCCGGCGCGACTGGGTCGACGCGTACGACGTCGGGCGCCGGGCCGCCGCGCAGAACCTCTCCGATATCAACGCCATGGGCGGCCGGGCCCAGTGGCTCACCGTCGGCCTGGCCGCACCCGCGGACCTGCCGGCCCAGTGGGCACTGGACTTCACCCGCGGCTTCGCCGAGGAGTGCGCCCTCGTGGGCGCCGGGCTCGTGGGCGGCGACGTCACCCGCGCCGACCAGGTCGTCGTCTCGGTCACCGCCCTCGGCGCCTGCACGGTCTCTCCGGTGCTGCGCTCCGGCGCGGCGCCCGGTGACGTGCTCGCGCTGTGCGGGCGCCAGGGCTGGTCGGCCGGCGGCCTCGCCGTCCTGGGGCGCGGGTTCCGCTCGCCGCGGGTGCTCGTCGAGGCCTACCGCCGCCCCGAGCCGCCGTACGACGCCGGGCCGGTCGCCGCGCAGGCCGGCGCGACCGCGATGATCGACGTGTCCGACGGCCTGCTCGCCGAGGCGCGCCACCTCGCCGACGACTCCGGCGTCAGCATCGATGTCGAGACCGCCGCCTTCGACGTACCTGAGCCGCTGCTCGCCGTCGGCCAGGCGACCGGCGCCGACCCGCTGCAGTTCATCCTCGGCGGGGGAGAGGACCACCCCCTGCTCGCGACCTTCCCGCCCGACGTCGCCCTGCCCGACGGCTGGACCCGGATCGGGTCGGTCAGCGCCCGCGGCGACCTCCCGGTCACCGTCGACGGTGGTGCCTACGACGGCCCGACCGGCTGGACCCACTTCTGA